The Chlorogloeopsis sp. ULAP01 genome window below encodes:
- a CDS encoding cobalt-precorrin-6A reductase: MGRIWIIGGTAESAVLAKAIAHSQIQCIVSVTTEAARSLYPNVAPLQVWVGRLNFINLNEFLYQHQITAVLDASHPYAVEISQSAIAVCQKLQIPYLRYERPVLEERERREIISLDSFNTLICGNYLENQRVLLTIGYRQLHLFQPWQERAILFSRLLPSVTALEAAFKAGFTTDRIICLRPPISVDLEKALWRQWNISLVVTKASGQAGGEDVKQKVAAELDVSLVVISRPEVNYPQQTTNVSEALEFCCQHVIRT, from the coding sequence GTGGGGCGAATTTGGATAATTGGTGGAACTGCTGAAAGTGCTGTATTAGCAAAAGCGATCGCCCACTCTCAAATTCAGTGTATTGTTTCTGTCACCACAGAAGCAGCGCGATCGCTCTACCCAAATGTAGCACCATTGCAAGTTTGGGTAGGGCGTTTAAATTTTATAAATCTTAATGAATTCTTGTATCAACACCAAATTACTGCGGTTTTGGATGCATCCCATCCTTATGCGGTGGAGATATCTCAAAGTGCGATCGCTGTCTGTCAAAAATTACAAATCCCCTATTTACGCTACGAACGCCCGGTTTTGGAAGAGAGGGAAAGAAGGGAAATTATTTCTTTAGATAGCTTTAATACTTTAATATGTGGAAACTACTTAGAAAATCAACGAGTGCTATTGACTATAGGCTATAGACAGTTGCATCTATTTCAGCCTTGGCAGGAGCGAGCAATTTTGTTCTCAAGGCTACTTCCTTCGGTGACAGCTTTAGAAGCAGCTTTTAAGGCAGGATTTACAACAGATCGAATAATTTGCTTGCGTCCTCCCATCTCAGTTGATTTAGAAAAGGCACTGTGGCGACAGTGGAACATTTCTTTAGTTGTTACTAAAGCATCTGGGCAGGCGGGAGGAGAGGACGTCAAGCAAAAAGTGGCAGCAGAGTTAGATGTGTCTTTAGTGGTGATTAGTCGCCCAGAGGTTAATTATCCCCAGCAAACGACCAATGTTTCAGAGGCATTGGAGTTTTGCTGTCAGCACGTAATTCGTACTTGA